GGCCTCCATTTGTAGGAATTGCTGGGCCAGCTCCGTCTTGACGCTGAGCATGGCAAAGGTATGACCCAAACTATCATGTAAATCCCGTCCGATTCGATTGCGCTCATTTTCTGCTAGGAAAAGATTGAGCTGGGCATTCTGCTTGCTTTTTTCTTCCTTTAGCTGTTCAGCGACTTGGATACGGTGCAGACCCAGGGTCAAGAAATCCGAAAAGAGAAAGGTCGTCGAGAAAAAGATTAGATAACCGATACTAAATTGCTGCTGCACATACACCCCGACCAGAAGAGCCGGTTGAACAGCTAAGAAACTCCAAAAGCGCCAAGATTTAAGGGAAATCTCATTGTAATGATAAACAAGAAGGTTGGACAAATAGAAAATATACCAAACGAAGCCCACATTCAGCCAAATGGTAGTGTAAAAAATGTAAGCAAGCATGCCCCACCAGGACAGAGCCTGGTAGAAAGGCTTTTTCTCCGTGAGGATGGTGTAATAGGCCCCTATAAACAATGCTGTCCAAAGCAAAGTCAAAAGCGGGTATTCACCACTGATGACACCCGCTACCGGAAAGATGATAAAGACCAGAGAAATATGAAACATGTGATGTATGTTTTTGAACTTTTCCCACATATAATTATTTAACCTCAATCCGTTTTTTGAGCTGAAGGACTAAAATACTAAAGAAAATGGTGTAGGCTAGGACGATTAGCATGGCAGAGACATTCCAGTCATGGTGTTCCAAATAGGAAGAGACCACCTGCATGAGCTGATAGCTCGGCGTTAGCTTGCCGATGGATTGCAACCAGTCTGGAAACATGGTCAGAGGAAACCAAAGACCACCCAAGACCGCTAAAGCCATATAAACGATATTGCCTACGACCGACATGAGCTGGGCACTGGGCAGGAGGCTGATCAAGACGCCCATGGCGATAAAGACCAGACTACCGATCAAAAGAATCAGTGCAATCATTAGCCAGTCCATCATGGGCTCATTGACTCCACGAACGAAATGTCCGACAGAGAAGACGACGATGATGGAAAGCAGAAAGGTTAGTAAAGTACTAAAAAGCTTTGATATATAATATTCTACCATAGAAACTGGCGAATGCTGAATCAATTTTTGCCAGTTATTGGTCTTGTCCGACTGCAAGGTGCTGGGAATGCTAAAAAAGGCACTAGACATAATACTAAAAAGTGTCATAGAAAAGAGATAGGTTTGGAGCAAAAGCGCCGGTACATCAGAACCTGACATCATTCCTGAAAAGATCAGATAGAAAACGCTGGGTAGCCCGATAGAGAGCAGGTAGTAGGCCGCCTGCCGCTTCATCAAA
This genomic window from Streptococcus cristatus AS 1.3089 contains:
- a CDS encoding sensor histidine kinase; its protein translation is MWEKFKNIHHMFHISLVFIIFPVAGVISGEYPLLTLLWTALFIGAYYTILTEKKPFYQALSWWGMLAYIFYTTIWLNVGFVWYIFYLSNLLVYHYNEISLKSWRFWSFLAVQPALLVGVYVQQQFSIGYLIFFSTTFLFSDFLTLGLHRIQVAEQLKEEKSKQNAQLNLFLAENERNRIGRDLHDSLGHTFAMLSVKTELAQQFLQMEAYEQAEKEMEEVRRISKQAMADVRRIVDNLKTRTLDEELNTIRTMLEMSDIDLELHNQLNVASIPTEMQFTISMILLELATNIIKHAEAKKSKIDLHSQDQDLILDVEDDGRGFKRVTGRELHSVRERLEGLDGRVEVISSQKPTIIRVRLPYRVKGDER
- a CDS encoding ABC transporter permease; this translates as MKNMASLMKMELILMKRQAAYYLLSIGLPSVFYLIFSGMMSGSDVPALLLQTYLFSMTLFSIMSSAFFSIPSTLQSDKTNNWQKLIQHSPVSMVEYYISKLFSTLLTFLLSIIVVFSVGHFVRGVNEPMMDWLMIALILLIGSLVFIAMGVLISLLPSAQLMSVVGNIVYMALAVLGGLWFPLTMFPDWLQSIGKLTPSYQLMQVVSSYLEHHDWNVSAMLIVLAYTIFFSILVLQLKKRIEVK